A single window of Leptolyngbya ohadii IS1 DNA harbors:
- a CDS encoding FG-GAP repeat domain-containing protein has product MKRFLRLLVFFSISFVLILFSQAAPAQVLNRWGDSGYNWTGDFNGDGKADLASGITGGAIVRLSNGSSFTGGIWAVPTPWGGADYTWARDFNGDRKTDIASAQGGMVYLHLSDGQQFRTLTLPTIDRWGGRGYNWAGDFDGDGRLDIASANGSEVLIRFFRGNEMAMETWVVATPWGGGDYTWAGDFNRDGKTDIATAIEGTIYLHLSDGKQFKTQTILTTNQWGGRGYNWTGDFNGDGRLDIASAQRDGSVTMRFYNGSGFDLGTWLAGTNWGSPPYSWTGDFNGDRLTDLASAQSGTLYLHLSNGTQFTNLAVPTLNQWGGEGFNWTADFTGDRKTDLAAGLSNGGTLMRRLNGDSLAIADWMTSY; this is encoded by the coding sequence ATGAAACGCTTCCTTCGATTGCTTGTATTCTTCAGTATCTCGTTCGTTCTGATTTTGTTCTCTCAAGCTGCTCCTGCCCAGGTTCTCAATCGCTGGGGAGATTCCGGCTATAATTGGACGGGGGATTTCAACGGCGACGGCAAAGCCGATCTGGCGTCGGGGATTACGGGCGGCGCGATCGTCCGACTTTCCAACGGCAGCAGTTTCACCGGAGGCATCTGGGCTGTTCCAACTCCCTGGGGCGGCGCGGACTACACCTGGGCAAGGGATTTTAACGGCGATCGCAAAACGGATATTGCCTCGGCACAGGGCGGCATGGTCTATCTGCATCTCTCAGACGGGCAGCAGTTCCGAACCCTAACCCTACCCACGATCGATCGCTGGGGCGGACGGGGCTACAACTGGGCGGGCGATTTCGATGGGGACGGCAGGCTGGACATTGCTTCGGCAAACGGCAGTGAAGTTCTGATCCGCTTCTTCCGGGGCAATGAGATGGCAATGGAAACCTGGGTTGTCGCAACTCCCTGGGGCGGGGGCGACTATACCTGGGCAGGGGACTTTAACCGGGACGGCAAAACCGATATTGCTACGGCGATCGAAGGCACGATCTACCTGCATCTGTCGGACGGTAAGCAGTTCAAAACCCAGACCATTCTGACGACCAACCAGTGGGGCGGGCGCGGCTATAACTGGACGGGCGACTTTAACGGCGACGGCAGACTGGATATTGCTTCAGCCCAGCGAGACGGCAGCGTTACGATGCGGTTCTACAACGGCAGTGGCTTTGACCTGGGAACCTGGCTGGCAGGTACAAACTGGGGCAGTCCGCCCTATAGCTGGACGGGTGACTTTAACGGCGATCGCCTGACGGATCTGGCATCGGCACAGTCGGGCACCCTGTATCTGCACCTGTCGAACGGAACCCAGTTCACCAATCTCGCCGTGCCTACCCTGAATCAGTGGGGCGGGGAAGGCTTCAACTGGACGGCAGACTTTACGGGCGATCGTAAAACCGATCTGGCAGCAGGCTTATCCAATGGCGGCACGCTGATGCGAAGACTCAATGGAGACAGTCTGGCGATCGCAGATTGGATGACCTCGTACTAA
- a CDS encoding pentapeptide repeat-containing protein, which yields MPETSADTNAMNPRLLLPIAAVALAMFPIAFRFTTTPESAGIASPGAFALPNIRSPLAAFSIRNAAPIDRINQTNRCQDCYLEQVNLEGRDLSRIDLTRANLRQAKLTRTVLINAVLNQTVLQEATLTEAQLQGADLGEADLSEANLEQAQMLHTSLAKANLKKATLEAAELRDADLRDTNLQDANLKNASLYGAILRNANLRNANFSGADLRYADLSEADLTGANLKNARLEFATLPPDWRSP from the coding sequence ATGCCGGAAACATCTGCCGACACAAATGCTATGAATCCCCGACTGCTATTGCCGATCGCCGCTGTTGCGCTTGCCATGTTCCCGATCGCCTTTCGGTTTACCACCACACCGGAATCGGCAGGTATCGCTTCACCCGGTGCTTTTGCGTTGCCCAATATCCGATCGCCCCTTGCCGCCTTTTCAATCAGGAATGCTGCGCCGATCGATCGCATCAATCAGACCAACCGCTGTCAGGACTGCTATCTGGAACAGGTGAACCTGGAAGGGCGCGATCTGAGCCGGATTGATTTAACGCGAGCGAATTTACGACAGGCAAAGCTGACCCGCACGGTTTTGATCAATGCGGTGTTAAACCAGACCGTTTTGCAGGAGGCAACCCTGACGGAGGCACAGTTGCAGGGCGCGGATTTGGGCGAGGCAGACCTGAGTGAAGCCAATCTGGAACAGGCGCAAATGCTGCATACCAGTCTGGCAAAGGCAAATCTTAAAAAAGCAACGCTGGAGGCGGCGGAACTGCGCGATGCAGACCTGCGCGATACTAATTTGCAGGACGCCAATTTGAAAAACGCCAGCCTCTACGGGGCAATCCTGCGAAACGCCAATCTGCGAAATGCCAATTTCTCCGGAGCCGATCTGCGCTATGCCGATTTGTCGGAAGCCGATCTAACCGGAGCCAATCTGAAAAACGCCCGCCTGGAGTTTGCTACCCTGCCCCCCGACTGGCGATCGCCCTAA
- a CDS encoding ribonuclease III domain-containing protein, whose product MAIEQNLGYFFFDKEILQQALITPGYAIENQLVGDQAAYQVLGDRLIQTVVIELLIRYGYSEASEIEYWLGQLVSSDSLSSIAQSLQLDRFLRLSSDEQADSLPDREMVSATLQAVVGGVYFDGGFRAASEVVKRWFQGSFTKEEG is encoded by the coding sequence ATGGCGATCGAACAAAATCTCGGCTATTTCTTTTTCGATAAGGAGATCCTGCAACAGGCGCTCATTACCCCCGGCTATGCGATCGAAAATCAGCTCGTGGGCGACCAGGCTGCCTATCAAGTGCTGGGCGATCGGCTGATTCAAACGGTGGTGATTGAACTGCTGATTCGCTATGGCTACTCGGAGGCGTCGGAAATTGAATACTGGCTGGGTCAGTTAGTCAGCTCCGACAGTTTGAGCAGCATTGCCCAATCGCTTCAGCTCGATCGTTTTTTGCGCCTCAGTAGCGATGAGCAAGCCGACAGTTTGCCCGATCGGGAGATGGTTTCTGCGACGCTTCAGGCAGTGGTAGGCGGCGTTTATTTTGACGGCGGATTTCGTGCCGCCAGTGAGGTCGTGAAACGATGGTTTCAGGGATCTTTTACGAAGGAGGAGGGTTAG
- a CDS encoding homogentisate phytyltransferase — MSQISPPRPSRSNPVQRRLPWLYAFWKFSRPHTIIGTTLSVLGIYGIVLSLNPASLSLPSFLSLVLLPLFTCLCGNVYIVGLNQLEDVAIDKINKPHLPLASGEFSRREGQAIVLITGLLALILSAVQGVFLMAMVWLSLAIGTAYSLPPIRLKRFPFWASVCIFTVRGAIVNLGLFLHMNQKLGGSFGIPAPVWVLTLFVLVFTFAIAIFKDIPDLEGDRLYHITTFTMRLGQKAVFNLARWVITICYGGMIVAAPFLAGVNTGFLIVTQSIALMSLWVLSYRVDLREKESIARFYQFIWKLFFLEYLVFPAACLMHQG, encoded by the coding sequence ATGAGCCAGATTTCGCCACCCCGCCCCTCTCGATCGAATCCTGTGCAGCGCCGTCTCCCCTGGCTCTATGCCTTCTGGAAGTTCTCCCGTCCGCATACCATCATTGGTACAACGCTAAGCGTGCTGGGAATCTATGGGATTGTCCTGTCGCTGAATCCGGCGTCGCTGTCGCTGCCGTCATTTCTGTCCCTGGTGCTGCTGCCGCTGTTCACCTGTCTATGCGGCAATGTCTACATCGTGGGGCTAAATCAGCTTGAGGATGTGGCGATCGACAAGATCAACAAACCTCATTTGCCGCTGGCATCGGGCGAGTTTTCCCGGCGGGAGGGGCAGGCGATCGTTTTGATTACGGGACTGCTGGCGCTCATTTTGTCTGCGGTGCAGGGTGTATTTTTGATGGCAATGGTGTGGCTGAGTCTGGCGATCGGCACTGCCTATTCGCTGCCGCCGATTCGTCTGAAGCGGTTTCCCTTCTGGGCATCGGTCTGTATCTTTACGGTGCGGGGGGCGATCGTCAATCTGGGGCTATTCCTGCACATGAATCAAAAGCTGGGCGGCAGTTTTGGCATTCCGGCTCCCGTCTGGGTGCTGACGCTGTTTGTGCTGGTGTTTACCTTCGCGATCGCGATTTTCAAGGACATTCCTGACCTGGAGGGCGATCGGCTGTACCACATCACGACCTTTACGATGCGGCTGGGTCAGAAAGCGGTGTTTAATCTGGCGCGTTGGGTGATCACCATTTGCTATGGCGGCATGATTGTGGCAGCTCCTTTTCTAGCAGGGGTGAATACCGGATTTCTGATTGTGACTCAGTCGATCGCGCTAATGAGCCTTTGGGTCTTGAGCTATCGGGTAGACCTGCGCGAGAAAGAATCGATCGCCCGCTTCTACCAGTTCATCTGGAAGCTATTTTTCCTGGAATACCTGGTGTTTCCGGCTGCTTGCTTGATGCACCAAGGATAG
- a CDS encoding hybrid sensor histidine kinase/response regulator, which yields MSQDKELAIQLQFLDEAREYLMTLDEALIGIAHHGISADKINAALRSAHSIKGGAGMMGFTTLSQMAHRLEDSLKVLKIQRQTIAVDDELEGLLLTGVDCLRRVIDCDRQQIAPDAGWLNNEAMPIFEQLHDRLGDPENEDAQSILSPEDGHDIMPLLFETEVEGCLTRLETVLAENHPCLREELEILAQELGGLGEMLQLDSFTQLCGSIAIHIAAAPERIEEIAAIALQAWRRSQALVLIGQRGALPTEIEIPGLTEFLAETGLDSGWNFGQDTRLDSFASEFAEGFADSVTDSVTDSMSGTSFDGMVFEEVIDDADAVPLDDFTLDDPVFDFDQNDADTLLAVEVTAAAADPSDSPVSAQSGNSQSGNPHSANRGSSSQTRSAELSVDPSVTPTSTAAAKDSSDATVRVPVKQLDQLSDLFSELTIERNGLDLHLRRLRGLLQVLNQRVQVLEQSNTRLRDEYDRMGVRNDSAPVLRGETTLSLVPYQTPPAQGASNAVNHHEASLRDFDSLEMDRYSDVHLMSQEVMETIVQIQEVASDIDLSLEDTEQTARELNKTSRQLRSRMTQVRMRPLSDVLNRFPKALREMSLQYGKPVELVVQGESTLIERNILEALSDPLMHLLRNAFDHGIETPEVRRANGKFEQGTIEIAASHRNNRTIITIRDDGNGIPIDKIRAKARQMGLDETLLAAASDEELLSLIFEPGFSTSDRVTALSGRGVGMDVVRDRLRQIQGEIKVSTQAGLGTTFTLSVPYTLSVTRVLIVESNGMLLAFPTDAIQEMILLQPEQIIRTAGSEAFTWEETMVQLVRLSQWLIFNHPRYRDEMETPPAIAVPTVLLVSQNNQPAGILIDRSWGEQEVAIRKVEGGFPMPPGMTNCTILGDGRIVPLVNLAELLHWIASCERSVVDAPLTPPMLAPTNPRSGSLNLPGAGMTSGILSGLVPGMVAGMIPGMIPGVTGTMSKAQPTVLIVDDSINVRKYLALTLEKAGYTVAQARDGQDALDQLSSGLQVEAVICDIEMPRLDGYSFLARVKSDPHLEQIPIAMLTSRSGNKHRQLARSAFAPIPPTYLVESGIRCVSALVKPSETEPPLFFLNLEQLLSVRSLPATSPPNVHLPHPPYPPPPIGRAPNSDYLSDGERVVCPADSGRAAGDSASAGVWTGGGREPESDSLSKPGDCGAGYSIASF from the coding sequence ATGTCACAGGATAAGGAACTCGCAATTCAGCTTCAGTTTCTCGACGAAGCGCGTGAATATTTGATGACGCTCGATGAGGCACTGATTGGCATTGCCCATCATGGGATCAGTGCGGACAAAATCAATGCCGCCCTGCGATCGGCTCACTCCATCAAAGGGGGAGCGGGGATGATGGGCTTTACTACGCTGAGTCAGATGGCGCATCGATTGGAGGATTCGCTGAAAGTCCTCAAGATCCAGCGGCAGACGATCGCGGTGGATGATGAGCTAGAAGGTCTGCTATTAACGGGGGTGGATTGCTTAAGGCGAGTGATTGACTGCGATCGCCAGCAAATTGCTCCCGATGCGGGCTGGCTGAACAACGAAGCAATGCCAATTTTTGAACAGCTGCATGATCGATTGGGCGATCCGGAAAACGAGGATGCTCAGTCGATTTTGTCGCCAGAGGATGGGCACGACATTATGCCGCTGCTGTTTGAAACGGAGGTTGAAGGCTGCCTGACGCGCCTGGAAACCGTCCTAGCCGAAAACCATCCTTGTCTGCGCGAGGAGCTAGAAATTCTGGCGCAGGAATTGGGCGGGCTGGGCGAAATGCTTCAGCTCGACAGCTTCACACAGCTTTGCGGCTCGATCGCCATTCACATTGCAGCAGCCCCGGAGCGGATTGAGGAAATTGCCGCGATCGCACTCCAGGCTTGGCGCAGATCCCAGGCACTGGTACTGATTGGACAGCGAGGTGCCCTGCCAACCGAAATTGAAATTCCAGGACTGACGGAATTCCTGGCGGAAACCGGACTCGATTCTGGCTGGAACTTTGGACAGGACACCAGATTAGATAGCTTCGCCAGCGAATTTGCGGAGGGCTTTGCGGATTCCGTGACTGATTCCGTGACTGATTCCATGTCCGGGACTTCGTTCGATGGGATGGTTTTCGAGGAGGTAATAGATGATGCCGACGCTGTGCCGCTCGACGACTTCACGCTCGATGATCCAGTGTTTGATTTCGACCAGAATGATGCGGATACCCTTCTGGCAGTCGAAGTTACCGCAGCCGCAGCCGACCCTTCGGATTCCCCGGTATCTGCCCAGTCCGGCAATTCACAGTCCGGCAATCCACACTCTGCCAACCGAGGCAGTTCCTCCCAGACGCGATCGGCAGAACTGAGCGTCGATCCCTCCGTGACGCCAACCTCCACAGCGGCAGCAAAAGACAGCAGCGATGCAACGGTGCGCGTTCCCGTCAAGCAGCTTGACCAGCTCAGCGATCTGTTTAGCGAACTGACAATCGAACGAAACGGTCTGGATCTGCATCTGCGGCGATTGCGCGGTCTGCTTCAGGTCTTAAATCAGCGTGTTCAGGTTTTGGAGCAGTCCAATACGCGCCTGCGGGATGAATACGATCGCATGGGGGTTCGCAATGACTCTGCACCTGTACTGCGGGGAGAGACGACCCTAAGCCTGGTGCCCTACCAGACACCTCCAGCCCAGGGAGCGAGTAACGCGGTCAACCATCATGAAGCGAGCCTGCGCGACTTCGACAGCCTGGAGATGGATCGCTACAGCGATGTGCATTTGATGTCCCAGGAGGTGATGGAAACGATCGTCCAGATCCAGGAGGTTGCCAGCGATATTGACCTGAGCCTGGAAGACACCGAGCAAACCGCACGAGAGCTCAACAAAACCTCGCGGCAGCTTAGAAGCCGCATGACCCAGGTGCGAATGCGTCCCCTTTCAGACGTGCTGAACCGTTTCCCCAAGGCGCTGCGCGAAATGTCGCTTCAGTACGGCAAGCCCGTTGAACTGGTGGTGCAGGGAGAATCCACGCTAATTGAGCGCAACATCCTGGAAGCCCTCAGCGATCCGTTGATGCACCTGCTCCGCAATGCCTTTGATCACGGAATTGAGACTCCGGAAGTCCGGCGGGCAAACGGCAAATTTGAACAGGGCACGATCGAGATTGCTGCCAGCCACCGCAACAACCGCACCATTATCACCATTCGCGACGACGGCAACGGCATTCCAATCGACAAGATTCGTGCCAAAGCCCGGCAGATGGGGCTGGATGAAACCCTGCTGGCAGCGGCAAGCGATGAAGAACTTCTGTCTCTGATTTTTGAGCCAGGGTTCAGCACCAGCGATCGGGTGACGGCACTCTCCGGTCGGGGCGTGGGCATGGATGTAGTGCGCGATCGGCTACGGCAAATCCAGGGTGAAATTAAGGTCAGCACCCAGGCAGGTCTGGGGACAACATTTACGCTGTCCGTGCCCTACACCCTCTCCGTGACACGGGTTCTGATTGTGGAAAGCAATGGAATGCTGCTGGCGTTCCCCACCGATGCGATCCAGGAGATGATCCTGCTTCAGCCCGAACAAATTATCCGTACCGCAGGCAGCGAAGCCTTCACCTGGGAAGAAACGATGGTGCAGCTCGTGCGCCTGTCTCAGTGGCTCATCTTTAACCATCCCCGCTACCGGGACGAAATGGAAACCCCGCCCGCGATCGCCGTGCCTACCGTGCTGCTGGTCAGCCAGAACAATCAGCCCGCCGGAATTCTGATCGATCGATCCTGGGGCGAGCAGGAAGTGGCAATTCGCAAGGTGGAAGGAGGCTTCCCGATGCCGCCCGGTATGACCAACTGCACCATTCTAGGAGACGGGCGAATTGTTCCACTGGTCAACCTTGCGGAACTGCTGCACTGGATCGCAAGCTGCGAGCGATCGGTCGTTGATGCTCCCCTGACGCCGCCGATGCTGGCACCAACCAATCCGCGCTCCGGGTCACTGAATCTACCGGGTGCTGGAATGACATCGGGAATACTATCGGGACTCGTTCCGGGAATGGTCGCAGGGATGATTCCAGGAATGATTCCGGGCGTCACTGGCACAATGTCCAAAGCCCAGCCTACTGTCCTGATCGTGGATGACTCGATTAACGTCCGCAAATATCTGGCACTGACCCTCGAAAAAGCCGGATACACCGTTGCCCAGGCAAGAGACGGACAGGACGCCCTCGATCAGCTCTCCTCTGGTCTCCAGGTTGAAGCCGTCATCTGCGACATCGAAATGCCCCGTCTGGACGGATACAGTTTCCTGGCACGCGTCAAATCCGACCCCCACCTGGAGCAAATCCCGATCGCCATGCTCACCTCCCGCAGCGGCAACAAACATCGCCAGCTTGCCCGATCGGCATTTGCACCCATCCCGCCGACGTACCTTGTGGAAAGTGGAATTCGCTGTGTCAGTGCCCTGGTCAAGCCTTCGGAAACAGAACCACCGCTGTTTTTCCTGAATCTGGAACAGTTGCTTTCAGTGCGCTCCCTCCCTGCAACCTCTCCCCCAAATGTCCACCTTCCTCACCCGCCGTACCCTCCGCCGCCGATCGGACGCGCTCCAAACTCTGATTACCTTTCAGATGGAGAGAGAGTGGTTTGCCCTGCCGATTCAGGTCGCGCAGCGGGTGATTCCGCTTCAGCAGGTGTATGGACAGGCGGGGGACGGGAGCCTGAGTCTGACTCGCTATCAAAACCAGGAGATTGTGGTGCTGGATATTCGATCGCGTCTTTTTAG
- a CDS encoding methyltransferase domain-containing protein, with product MSLTLQQQIQQFYDASSGLWEQIWGEHMHHGYYGANGQERKDRRQAQIDLIEELLKWAEVRQANNILDVGCGIGGSSLYLAAKYSAHATGITLSPVQANRAADRARAAGLRERTQFLVADAQQTPFADNSFDFVWSLESGEHMPDKQKFIQECYRVLKPGGTFLMVTWCHRPIDSQPLTADEQKHLEDIYRVYCLPYVISLPQYEAIARETGFQQIRTADWSTAVAPFWDFVIDSAFTPQAIVGLLLSGWTTLQAALSLGLMKRGYERGLVRFGLLYGTKS from the coding sequence ATGAGCCTAACCCTTCAGCAGCAGATTCAGCAGTTCTACGACGCTTCTTCCGGTCTGTGGGAGCAGATCTGGGGCGAGCATATGCACCACGGCTATTACGGCGCAAACGGACAGGAGCGCAAGGATCGCCGCCAGGCGCAGATTGACCTGATTGAGGAATTGCTGAAGTGGGCAGAGGTGCGGCAGGCAAACAACATTCTAGATGTGGGCTGTGGGATTGGCGGCAGTTCCCTCTATCTGGCAGCGAAATATAGCGCCCATGCGACCGGAATTACCCTCAGTCCCGTTCAGGCTAACCGCGCCGCCGATCGCGCCAGGGCAGCAGGATTGAGGGAACGGACTCAATTTCTCGTTGCCGATGCCCAGCAAACCCCCTTCGCCGATAATTCCTTTGATTTCGTCTGGTCGCTAGAGAGTGGCGAGCATATGCCCGACAAGCAGAAATTCATCCAGGAGTGCTATCGCGTCCTCAAACCGGGCGGCACGTTTTTGATGGTGACATGGTGTCATCGCCCGATCGACTCCCAACCCCTCACTGCTGACGAGCAAAAGCACCTGGAGGACATCTACCGCGTCTACTGCCTGCCCTACGTGATTTCCCTGCCGCAGTACGAAGCGATCGCCCGCGAAACGGGATTTCAGCAAATTCGCACCGCCGACTGGTCTACCGCCGTGGCACCCTTCTGGGACTTTGTGATTGATTCCGCCTTTACCCCCCAGGCGATCGTGGGTTTGCTGCTGTCCGGCTGGACGACCCTTCAGGCAGCCCTGTCTCTGGGACTGATGAAACGCGGCTATGAAAGGGGTTTGGTTCGCTTTGGCTTACTCTACGGCACGAAGTCCTGA
- a CDS encoding potassium channel family protein gives MSLSSLSSLSFFRSLRSNNRQFAVVGLGRFGRAVCMTLHHLGYEVLGVDSDERRVAQALSDEIASHALQIDTTDPSALREAGLYEFDTVIVAIGNYVQESVITTLNLKEGKVPHVVAKASSEIHGKLLKRVGADHVVYPEHEMGCELARSLTRPGVLERFELDPDHSIVEVVVPAEFDGKTITELDLRKRYGLNLLAVCRNDQFEINPSPITRLQKGSLMVVIGDNRGIDQLPV, from the coding sequence GTGAGCCTATCCTCCCTGTCTTCCCTCAGCTTTTTTAGAAGCCTGCGATCGAATAATCGTCAGTTTGCCGTCGTCGGGCTGGGGCGATTTGGGCGAGCGGTTTGTATGACGCTGCACCACTTGGGCTACGAGGTCTTGGGGGTCGATTCCGATGAACGGCGAGTTGCCCAGGCTCTATCCGACGAGATTGCCTCCCACGCGCTGCAAATTGACACCACTGACCCCAGCGCCCTGCGAGAAGCAGGACTCTATGAGTTCGATACAGTAATTGTGGCGATCGGCAACTACGTGCAGGAAAGCGTTATTACTACCCTGAACCTGAAGGAAGGGAAAGTGCCCCACGTTGTAGCAAAAGCCTCCTCAGAAATTCACGGCAAGCTGCTGAAGCGAGTCGGAGCGGATCACGTCGTCTATCCAGAACACGAAATGGGCTGTGAACTGGCACGATCGCTCACCCGTCCCGGCGTTCTGGAGCGGTTTGAGCTAGACCCGGATCACAGCATTGTGGAAGTGGTCGTGCCCGCCGAGTTCGACGGTAAAACTATTACTGAGCTGGATCTGCGGAAACGCTATGGCTTGAACCTGCTGGCGGTCTGCCGCAACGATCAGTTTGAAATTAACCCCAGCCCGATCACGCGCCTGCAAAAAGGATCGCTGATGGTAGTCATTGGCGACAATCGCGGTATCGATCAGCTTCCGGTTTAG
- a CDS encoding aspartyl/asparaginyl beta-hydroxylase domain-containing protein: MYYDANQFDFVARLEANWKLILDELSRLPAADFIPYPERYLLDQRTGWDVFGLYFVGVKIDINCDLCPQTAKLVRQIPGMITAGFSRLAPGAHIVPHSGRPSGVLRCHLGLDVPPRCALRVANEVRAWKEGKCLVFDDTSEHEAWNLSDRPRTERDQIHAAGQRPESLQMPRLAQKSASWQ, encoded by the coding sequence ATGTACTACGATGCAAACCAATTTGATTTTGTGGCGCGGCTGGAAGCCAACTGGAAACTCATCCTGGATGAGCTAAGCCGTCTGCCCGCAGCGGATTTTATTCCCTATCCAGAGCGCTATCTGCTCGACCAGCGAACGGGCTGGGATGTGTTTGGGCTGTACTTTGTGGGCGTCAAAATTGACATCAACTGCGACCTCTGCCCTCAAACGGCGAAGCTCGTCAGGCAAATTCCCGGCATGATTACGGCTGGCTTTTCGCGGCTGGCTCCCGGTGCCCATATCGTGCCCCACTCCGGTAGACCCAGCGGGGTTCTGCGCTGCCATCTAGGACTGGATGTGCCGCCCCGGTGCGCTCTGCGTGTCGCAAACGAAGTCCGAGCCTGGAAGGAGGGCAAATGTCTCGTATTTGATGACACCTCCGAGCATGAAGCCTGGAATTTGAGCGATCGCCCTCGGACAGAGCGCGATCAAATCCATGCTGCGGGGCAAAGACCAGAATCATTACAAATGCCCCGGTTAGCTCAAAAATCAGCGTCATGGCAATGA
- a CDS encoding aspartyl/asparaginyl beta-hydroxylase domain-containing protein has product MGETYSCSSGKCLVFDDTSEHEAWNLSDRPRTVLLLDFKAPPGFLPT; this is encoded by the coding sequence ATGGGTGAGACTTACTCCTGTTCATCGGGCAAATGTCTCGTATTTGATGACACCTCCGAGCATGAAGCCTGGAATTTGAGCGATCGCCCTCGGACAGTGCTGCTGCTGGACTTCAAGGCACCCCCCGGATTCCTGCCAACCTGA
- a CDS encoding TrkH family potassium uptake protein produces MSSKFVTVPRTICFGFLAVISFGTILLMLPISIAEGTWGDFITAFFTSTSAVCVTGLVVVDTGTYFSFWGQLFIMLLIQVGGLGYMTATTFLLLILGRRFGLRERLAIQQSLDSPGLSGVVQLVKSIIAMTLIFELTGAFVMILVFAPQHGFDRALWLGIFHSVSAFNNAGFGLFPDNMISYATNLPINLIIPLLIIFGGIGYQVIYEMYLWLRDRLTRSRERIVFPLNFKIVTSTTIFLLLLGTIAFLYIEYNNPETFGQYNFTGKLMVAWFQAVVPRTAGFNSIDYGKMTDAGLFITIALMFIGASPGSTGGGIKTTTFRILYECTKAVLQGKEEVLCYQREIPIALIRKAVGVVFGSLTTVVLATVLIAISDPQVEFIRVLFEAVSAFATVGLSTGITASFSVFAKLVLIATMYIGRVGILLLMSAILGDPTPTRVRYPEENLLVG; encoded by the coding sequence ATGTCCAGTAAGTTTGTCACTGTTCCTCGCACCATCTGTTTTGGCTTCCTGGCGGTCATTTCCTTCGGAACGATCCTGCTCATGCTGCCGATCTCGATCGCGGAGGGCACCTGGGGCGATTTCATTACGGCATTCTTTACCTCCACGTCGGCGGTCTGTGTGACGGGGCTTGTAGTAGTGGATACAGGCACCTATTTTTCCTTCTGGGGACAGCTTTTTATCATGCTGCTGATCCAGGTGGGCGGCTTGGGCTACATGACGGCTACAACATTTTTGCTGCTAATTCTAGGGCGGCGGTTTGGCTTGCGGGAGCGGCTGGCAATTCAGCAGTCCCTCGATAGTCCGGGGCTGTCGGGCGTGGTGCAGTTGGTTAAGTCCATCATTGCCATGACGCTGATTTTTGAGCTAACCGGGGCATTTGTAATGATTCTGGTCTTTGCCCCGCAGCATGGATTTGATCGCGCTCTGTGGCTGGGGATATTTCATAGCGTCAGTGCCTTTAACAACGCTGGATTTGGGCTATTCCCCGACAACATGATCAGCTACGCGACCAATCTGCCGATTAACCTGATCATCCCGCTGCTAATTATCTTTGGCGGCATTGGCTATCAGGTGATCTACGAGATGTACCTGTGGTTACGCGATCGCCTCACTCGCAGCCGCGAACGAATTGTGTTTCCGCTCAACTTCAAGATTGTCACCAGCACCACGATTTTTCTGCTGCTTCTGGGAACCATTGCGTTTCTTTACATCGAGTACAACAACCCGGAAACCTTTGGACAGTACAACTTTACCGGAAAGCTAATGGTTGCCTGGTTCCAGGCAGTGGTGCCCCGCACCGCCGGGTTTAACTCGATCGACTACGGCAAAATGACTGATGCCGGGCTGTTTATCACGATCGCCCTCATGTTTATTGGTGCCAGTCCGGGCAGTACGGGGGGCGGCATTAAAACCACGACCTTTCGGATTCTGTACGAATGCACCAAAGCGGTTTTGCAGGGCAAAGAAGAGGTGCTGTGCTACCAGCGGGAAATTCCAATAGCCCTGATTCGTAAAGCAGTGGGCGTGGTGTTTGGCTCCCTGACGACGGTGGTTCTGGCGACGGTGCTGATTGCCATCTCCGATCCGCAGGTAGAATTTATCCGCGTTTTGTTTGAGGCGGTGTCTGCCTTCGCCACGGTCGGGCTATCTACCGGAATTACTGCCAGCTTCTCGGTCTTTGCCAAGCTGGTGCTGATCGCCACCATGTACATCGGGCGGGTAGGGATTTTGCTGCTGATGTCCGCCATTCTGGGCGATCCAACGCCGACGCGGGTACGCTACCCCGAAGAGAATCTGCTGGTGGGCTAA